Proteins from one Microbacterium hatanonis genomic window:
- the add gene encoding adenosine deaminase: MTSLTDFAFGLPKAELHLHLEGTLEPELKFDLAARNGIELAEKTVDAVKATYDFTDLTSFLAVYYPAMNVLQTADDFHDLAWAYLLRAKEQGVVHVEMFFDPQAHTSRGVPFGNVIGGYRRAAVRAESELGISAELILCFLRDFSAEHAMTTLMEALPYKAWIIGVGLDSDERDNPPGKFADVFARAKAEGFFLTMHCDIDQVGSVDNIRAVIEEIGVDRIDHGTNIVEDPALVALAKERGLGFTTCPVSNSFVTEQMKADEIVGLLREGLRVTVNSDDPAYFGAYVGENYVALAEQAGLSQTDLVQLAINSFEASWLTPARRAAFVAAVEAYATDHGVALPA, translated from the coding sequence ATGACCTCCCTGACCGACTTCGCCTTCGGCCTGCCCAAGGCCGAGCTGCATCTGCACCTCGAGGGCACGCTCGAGCCCGAGCTCAAGTTCGACCTCGCCGCGCGCAACGGCATCGAGCTCGCCGAGAAGACCGTCGACGCGGTGAAGGCGACGTACGACTTCACCGACCTGACGAGCTTCCTCGCGGTGTACTACCCGGCGATGAACGTGCTGCAGACGGCCGACGACTTCCACGACCTGGCCTGGGCGTACCTGCTGCGTGCGAAGGAGCAGGGTGTCGTGCACGTCGAGATGTTCTTCGACCCGCAGGCGCACACGAGCCGCGGGGTGCCCTTCGGCAACGTCATCGGCGGCTACCGGAGGGCAGCGGTCCGCGCCGAGAGCGAACTGGGCATCTCAGCCGAACTGATCCTCTGCTTCCTCCGCGACTTCTCGGCCGAGCACGCCATGACGACGCTCATGGAGGCGCTGCCGTACAAGGCGTGGATCATCGGTGTGGGCCTCGACTCCGACGAGCGCGACAACCCGCCCGGCAAGTTCGCCGACGTCTTCGCCCGCGCGAAGGCCGAGGGGTTCTTCCTCACGATGCACTGCGACATCGACCAGGTCGGCTCGGTCGACAACATCCGAGCGGTCATCGAGGAGATCGGGGTCGACCGCATCGACCACGGCACGAACATCGTCGAGGATCCCGCGCTCGTCGCCCTCGCGAAGGAGCGCGGTCTCGGGTTCACCACCTGCCCCGTGTCGAACTCGTTCGTGACCGAGCAGATGAAGGCCGACGAGATCGTGGGGCTCCTGCGCGAAGGCCTGCGGGTGACGGTCAACTCCGACGACCCGGCCTACTTCGGCGCCTACGTCGGCGAGAACTACGTCGCCCTCGCCGAGCAGGCGGGGCTGTCGCAGACCGACCTCGTGCAGCTCGCGATCAACTCCTTCGAGGCGTCGTGGCTCACCCCCGCGCGCCGCGCCGCGTTCGTCGCCGCGGTGGAGGCGTACGCGACCGACCACGGAGTGGCGCTCCCCGCCTGA